From the Acidilutibacter cellobiosedens genome, one window contains:
- a CDS encoding S-layer homology domain-containing protein gives MKKNIIALILVLSISLISVSNTAFGDMMFTDVNEGYWAREYIDTMVNVGIMSGYDDGTFRPNDKVNKVQAVVMISKLLYVGQSEITSAREKYEEFLKNYNLTEDEKNNMSVIMDKGIVSKDIVEKEFFSNGAPKTASKLEVCLYLVRAMGIEGQTSGRIFKLSYKDAETIPVNARPYIDLLIEKGIIDKEGDAGGKFNPNQEITRGVLAKMLYLAYNEMNNGNINVTPGNNSEIQNDDSGISGTVVENTGEFLIIDTGNKKDSYEFTSNTLIMLDGKTGTKDDIKRGMVVKITASAGNKLDSVKNESTDESLSGTIKSIDLGASPSMVVEYKDDSGNTKSQTFYLSNDTKVSLDGKEGFLYSLEEGDLVDIHVLNNLVVGISAETKSGTVKGILKDEKFEDGFQITVERDDESLLEYTVEDNATIKRNSVSANISELRRGDELNISLTYGKVTGIDAKSVKGENEGTINEILIKEEPQITIVNSEGEKITYYVSKDVSVNIEDKLSEIYDLRLGYHAKLVLESDEIISVDVDEKTLNNEYMGEVEYINADAGFLRIKINGSQESLNVNLSSNISIKDMDGKSVSINDITGGDKVLVKGYMDKGYFVADKIVLAK, from the coding sequence ATGAAGAAGAATATTATTGCGCTAATATTAGTTTTGAGCATATCTTTAATTTCCGTTTCCAATACCGCCTTCGGGGATATGATGTTTACCGATGTAAATGAGGGATATTGGGCAAGGGAATATATTGACACAATGGTTAACGTAGGAATTATGAGTGGGTATGACGACGGTACTTTTAGGCCTAACGATAAAGTAAATAAAGTACAAGCTGTAGTGATGATTTCAAAACTTCTTTATGTCGGCCAAAGTGAAATCACGTCGGCACGAGAGAAATACGAAGAATTTCTAAAGAATTATAACCTTACTGAAGATGAAAAGAACAATATGTCGGTAATTATGGATAAAGGAATTGTAAGCAAAGATATTGTAGAAAAGGAGTTTTTCAGTAACGGGGCTCCAAAAACCGCATCAAAATTGGAAGTATGCCTGTATCTTGTAAGAGCTATGGGAATTGAAGGCCAGACAAGCGGAAGAATTTTTAAATTATCTTATAAGGATGCGGAAACCATACCTGTTAATGCCAGACCTTATATCGACCTTCTTATAGAAAAGGGAATAATCGATAAGGAAGGGGATGCAGGGGGGAAATTTAATCCCAATCAGGAGATAACAAGAGGAGTTTTGGCTAAGATGCTATATCTTGCCTATAATGAAATGAATAACGGCAATATAAATGTGACTCCGGGGAATAATTCCGAAATTCAGAACGACGATAGCGGAATCAGCGGAACCGTAGTTGAAAATACAGGAGAATTTCTTATAATTGATACGGGGAATAAGAAGGATTCTTACGAATTTACTTCTAATACCTTAATTATGCTTGATGGCAAAACCGGGACTAAAGATGATATTAAAAGAGGAATGGTAGTAAAAATTACCGCATCTGCCGGAAATAAATTGGATTCCGTAAAGAACGAAAGTACTGATGAATCATTGTCGGGAACTATAAAGTCCATTGATTTAGGCGCTTCTCCCAGTATGGTTGTTGAATATAAAGATGATTCCGGAAACACTAAGTCTCAGACTTTTTACTTATCTAATGATACAAAGGTATCCTTAGACGGAAAAGAAGGATTTTTGTATTCATTGGAAGAGGGAGATTTAGTTGATATTCATGTATTGAATAATTTGGTTGTAGGTATTTCGGCTGAAACCAAATCAGGAACCGTAAAGGGAATACTTAAAGATGAAAAATTTGAAGATGGTTTTCAAATAACGGTGGAAAGAGACGACGAGTCACTGCTTGAATATACTGTGGAAGATAATGCCACAATAAAAAGAAACTCTGTCAGTGCAAATATCAGTGAATTAAGAAGAGGAGACGAGCTTAATATTTCTCTGACTTATGGAAAAGTTACAGGAATAGATGCTAAATCCGTAAAAGGAGAAAATGAAGGAACAATAAATGAAATATTGATAAAAGAAGAACCTCAAATTACTATAGTTAATTCAGAGGGAGAAAAAATTACTTATTATGTTTCCAAGGACGTTTCCGTCAATATTGAGGATAAATTAAGTGAAATATATGATTTAAGATTAGGCTATCATGCCAAATTGGTTTTGGAAAGCGATGAAATTATATCGGTGGACGTAGACGAGAAAACTTTGAATAATGAATATATGGGAGAAGTTGAATATATAAATGCCGACGCAGGATTTTTAAGAATTAAAATAAACGGCAGCCAAGAATCTCTAAATGTTAATTTATCTTCTAATATTTCAATTAAGGATATGGACGGAAAGTCTGTGAGTATAAACGACATAACCGGAGGAGATAAGGTTCTTGTGAAAGGTTATATGGACAAGGGATATTTTGTAGCGGACAAAATAGTATTGGCAAAATAA
- a CDS encoding ABC transporter permease, whose protein sequence is MNSLDLVSMGIRNLWRRKLRTFLTVLGVIIGTSSIIVMLSLGFGMREAFNNQIKQMGSVNIITVSQGYNEMYYDGGVSVSSSSSSTEKKLNEESLAEFKNIPDVTAVTPIVEDQIKLVDGKYSTYMSLKGIEPSSMKEFDFKIGEGRLFQTGDQDVLIFGGGMKHTFYDENSRRRRGPDKEPEIDLMNDKIIMTFDMNYGRKRNPNESSLENQDGEKKVNYKTYKVKTVGILQEGSYDTDYNVYMPIEQVKKLIKEKNKAEGNKTQTNGNEYQTILVKVEDISKVQEVQQKIKDMGYEAWSLSDALESLNKTSVIIQAVLGGIGAVSLLVAAIGIANTMIMSIYERTKEIGVMKVIGASLRDIKKLFLFEAGMIGLLGGAVGIVLSEVLSIIINKVGINFLQNNMGASADTRISIIPIWLIFAAMGFSALVGLMSGYYPAKKAMNLSALEAIRTE, encoded by the coding sequence ATGAATAGTTTAGATTTGGTTTCCATGGGAATAAGAAATTTATGGAGGAGAAAATTAAGAACTTTTCTGACGGTTTTAGGAGTAATCATAGGAACCAGCTCCATAATAGTTATGCTGAGCTTAGGATTCGGAATGAGAGAAGCCTTTAATAATCAGATAAAACAAATGGGAAGTGTAAACATTATTACGGTAAGCCAAGGCTACAATGAGATGTATTATGACGGCGGGGTTTCAGTCAGCTCATCAAGTTCAAGTACAGAGAAAAAACTGAATGAAGAAAGTTTGGCCGAATTTAAGAATATTCCTGATGTAACGGCAGTCACACCCATTGTAGAAGATCAAATAAAATTAGTAGACGGAAAGTATAGTACTTATATGTCGTTAAAGGGCATAGAACCCAGTTCGATGAAAGAATTTGACTTTAAAATCGGAGAAGGAAGATTGTTTCAAACCGGAGACCAAGATGTATTAATATTCGGGGGAGGAATGAAACATACCTTTTATGATGAAAACTCACGAAGGCGAAGAGGCCCTGACAAGGAACCGGAAATAGATCTGATGAACGATAAGATTATAATGACATTTGATATGAACTACGGCAGGAAAAGAAATCCGAATGAATCATCTTTGGAAAACCAGGATGGAGAAAAGAAAGTAAATTACAAAACTTATAAAGTAAAAACCGTGGGAATTCTTCAGGAAGGTTCTTATGATACCGACTATAACGTATATATGCCTATCGAACAAGTTAAAAAATTAATAAAAGAAAAAAATAAAGCTGAAGGAAATAAAACACAAACAAACGGGAACGAATATCAGACGATCCTTGTAAAGGTTGAAGATATAAGCAAAGTTCAGGAAGTACAACAAAAAATTAAGGATATGGGATATGAGGCATGGAGTTTATCAGACGCTCTTGAGAGTTTAAACAAGACTTCCGTTATCATTCAGGCAGTCCTTGGAGGGATAGGCGCCGTATCACTTCTTGTAGCGGCAATAGGAATCGCCAATACAATGATCATGTCCATATATGAAAGGACAAAAGAAATCGGGGTCATGAAAGTAATAGGCGCATCTTTAAGGGATATCAAAAAATTATTCCTCTTTGAGGCAGGAATGATAGGCCTCTTGGGGGGAGCTGTAGGAATAGTATTAAGTGAAGTGCTGTCAATTATAATCAATAAAGTAGGGATAAATTTTCTTCAAAACAATATGGGGGCAAGCGCCGACACCCGTATAAGCATCATCCCCATATGGCTGATATTTGCAGCTATGGGATTTTCGGCTTTGGTAGGATTGATGTCCGGATATTACCCAGCCAAAAAAGCAATGAATTTAAGCGCTTTGGAAGCAATAAGAACGGAATAA
- a CDS encoding CTP synthase, with the protein MPTKYIFVTGGVVSSLGKGITAASLGRLLKSRGLKVTIQKFDPYINVDPGTMSPYQHGEVFVTDDGTETDLDLGHYERFIDISLNKNSNVTTGKIYWSVINKERKGEYLGRTVQVIPHITNEIKEKIRAAAKNEEVDVVITEIGGTVGDIESLPFLEAIRQFKGEIGGENVMYLHVTLVPYLSKAGELKTKPTQHSVKELRGIGIQPDVLILRTEKPISKEMKEKIALFCNLKPREVIQNIDTDIIYELPLMLEKEGLSQLVIERLGLKCGKLDMEDWKDIVKRAKNLKGKVRIALVGKYVELKDAYLSVAEALRHGGIANGVEVEINWVHSEHVNEDNCEELLKDSDGILVPGGFGDRGIDGKIYAAKYAREHNVPYLGICLGMQMAVVEFARDVLKLKGAHSSELDPNTPYPVIDLMPEQRNIDSLGGTMRLGAYPCKLVKSTKAMDAYGDELIYERHRHRYEFNNEFRDKMVENGLVISGTSPDGRLVEIVELKDHPWFVAVQFHPEFKSRPNKCHPLFRDFIKASKENSHRDN; encoded by the coding sequence ATGCCGACGAAATATATATTTGTTACAGGAGGAGTTGTTTCTTCCTTGGGCAAGGGGATTACGGCAGCAAGTCTGGGACGATTGCTTAAAAGCAGGGGCCTAAAGGTAACTATTCAGAAGTTTGATCCTTATATAAACGTAGATCCGGGAACAATGAGTCCTTATCAGCATGGAGAGGTTTTTGTAACGGACGACGGTACGGAAACTGATTTGGACTTGGGACATTATGAGAGATTTATAGATATAAGCTTAAATAAAAACAGCAATGTGACTACAGGTAAGATATATTGGTCTGTGATAAATAAGGAAAGAAAAGGAGAATATTTAGGAAGAACTGTCCAGGTTATACCTCATATTACTAATGAAATAAAGGAGAAAATCAGAGCTGCAGCTAAAAATGAAGAAGTGGATGTAGTAATCACCGAAATAGGTGGTACTGTAGGAGATATTGAAAGTTTACCTTTCTTGGAAGCTATAAGACAATTTAAGGGTGAAATTGGAGGAGAGAACGTTATGTATCTCCATGTTACCTTGGTTCCCTATCTTTCAAAAGCAGGGGAATTAAAAACTAAGCCCACCCAGCACAGCGTAAAGGAATTAAGAGGTATCGGCATCCAGCCTGATGTTCTTATTTTAAGAACGGAAAAACCCATTTCTAAAGAAATGAAAGAGAAAATAGCTCTTTTTTGTAATTTGAAACCAAGAGAAGTTATTCAGAATATTGATACCGATATTATATATGAACTTCCTTTGATGCTCGAAAAAGAGGGCCTTTCTCAACTGGTTATAGAACGTTTGGGACTCAAATGCGGCAAACTTGATATGGAAGATTGGAAGGATATTGTTAAAAGAGCAAAAAATCTAAAGGGAAAAGTAAGGATAGCTCTCGTAGGTAAGTATGTGGAGCTTAAGGATGCATATTTATCTGTCGCGGAAGCATTAAGACACGGAGGTATAGCTAACGGAGTTGAAGTAGAGATAAATTGGGTTCATTCCGAACATGTAAATGAGGACAATTGTGAGGAATTGCTTAAAGATTCCGACGGAATACTTGTACCGGGAGGATTCGGAGATAGAGGAATTGATGGAAAAATTTATGCGGCAAAATATGCGAGAGAACATAATGTACCTTATTTGGGAATATGCTTAGGAATGCAGATGGCTGTAGTTGAATTTGCACGAGATGTGTTGAAACTCAAAGGCGCTCACAGCTCCGAATTAGACCCGAATACTCCTTATCCTGTTATAGATCTGATGCCGGAACAGAGAAATATAGATTCCCTGGGAGGAACCATGAGATTGGGAGCATATCCATGTAAATTAGTTAAATCCACAAAGGCAATGGACGCTTATGGAGATGAATTGATATATGAAAGGCACAGACACAGATATGAATTCAACAATGAATTCAGAGATAAAATGGTAGAAAATGGGCTTGTTATAAGCGGAACTTCTCCTGATGGGAGATTGGTGGAGATAGTAGAGCTCAAAGATCACCCTTGGTTTGTAGCCGTTCAATTTCATCCTGAATTTAAGTCAAGGCCTAATAAATGCCATCCTTTGTTTAGAGATTTTATTAAAGCTTCTAAGGAAAATTCTCATAGAGATAATTAA